A region from the Aegilops tauschii subsp. strangulata cultivar AL8/78 chromosome 5, Aet v6.0, whole genome shotgun sequence genome encodes:
- the LOC109734258 gene encoding uncharacterized protein: protein MRKAAAASRYASYDDSPSPRRAGPAALAAAASATPGQQHGSRALVAVRSGRGDLRCQAPQPQQPHGNLGSVLRRLISMDKKPSAKTLLPVPPAAVAAPAKNGSGAKLPGLSRKLFQKAPPEAKKKALTEVKNSGNANTRTLAMVLRSERELLSQNKEQEDEIAALRLQLQQKDREVERLKDLCLRQREEISTLKDAVLFPDTEPDRHVRDEISALTGQIQCLADELAQVKAEKNTSRSCFDDEYCSSPSTPVLNEETAFSLECSIGEAETPPNYGSPDEMFVKDLNPCLTPFSKSRSEEYEESLSSHRSKARPDPHLSSLRRRPMSKSSDHHHKPTSGTGSSKRRPHRSDQDKSCQNLF from the exons ATGAGGAAGGCGGCCGCGGCCTCGCGCTACGCCTCCTACGACGACTCCCCGTCCCCGCGCCGCGCCGGgcctgccgccctcgccgcggccGCATCGGCGACGCCGGGGCAGCAGCACGGGAGCCGGGCGCTGGTCGCCGTCAGATCCGGCCGCGGCGACCTGCGCTGCCAGGCGCCGCAGCCCCAGCAGCCGCACGGCAACCTCGGCTCCGTGCTCCGGAGGCTCATCTCCATGGACAAGAAGCCCAGCGCCAAGACCCTCCTCCCCGTCCCTCCCGCCGCCGTTGCCGCCCCCGCGAAGAACGGCAGCGGGGCCAAGCTGCCGGGGCTGTCGCGGAAGCTGTTCCAGAAGGCGCCGCCggaggccaagaagaaggccctCACCGAGGTCAAGAACAGCGGCAACGCCAACACGCGGACGCTCGCCATGGTGCTGCGCAGCGAGCGGGAGCTCCTGTCGCAGAACAAGGAGCAGGAGGACGAGATCGCCGCGCTCCGCCTCCAGCTCCAGCAGAAGGACAGGGAG GTAGAGCGGCTCAAGGACCTGTGCCTGCGCCAGCGGGAGGAGATCAGCACGCTCAAGGACGCCGTCCTGTTCCCGGACACTGAGCCGGACCGCCACGTCCGGGATGAGATTTCGGCTCTCACCGGGCAGATCCAATGCCTCGCCGATGAGCTCGCCCAG GTCAAGGCCGAGAAGAACACCTCAAGATCATGTTTTGATGATGAATATTGCTCCTCCCCAAGCACGCCCGTGCTTAACGAGGAGACTGCCTTCTCTCTG GAGTGCAGCATCGGCGAAGCGGAGACGCCACCAAACTACGGTAGCCCAGATGAAATGTTCGTCAAGGATCTCAACCCCTGCCTAACACCTTTCTCCAAGAGCAGATCCGAG GAGTATGAGGAATCCTTGAGCTCTCACCGCAGCAAGGCGAGGCCGGACCCCCACCTCTCCAGCTTGCGCCGCAGGCCGATGTCGAAGAGCTCCGACCACCACCACAAGCCCACCTCGGGCACCGGGAGCAGCAAGCGACGACCGCACCGGTCCGACCAGGACAAGTCCTGCCAGAACCTGTTTTAG